Proteins encoded together in one Musa acuminata AAA Group cultivar baxijiao chromosome BXJ3-6, Cavendish_Baxijiao_AAA, whole genome shotgun sequence window:
- the LOC103987901 gene encoding serine/arginine-rich splicing factor RS2Z33, producing MPRYDDRYGSTRLYVGRISYRTRARDLEDLFSRYGRVRNVDLKHDFAFVEFSDSRDADDARYSLDGREFDGSRIIVEFARGGPRGSGGSREYLGRGPPPGSGRCFNCGIDGHWARDCKAGDWKNKCYRCGERGHIERNCQNSPKKLRRGRSYSRSTSPRRGRSRSRSQSYSRSRSYSRSRSPVRDGRGRDREVRRSRSPEYSRSPRKSPRRSPPPSEDRKRSPSPDGSRSPRDRMSPPPKEEAEQLRSDHGQSPPRENSKSPMSQERESPRNGRYRSPAANGGSPSPNSNPSPRDYEEDNNRHASPRGSESPRS from the exons ATGCCTCGTTATGATGATCGCTATGGTAGCACACGTTTATATGTCGGTCGAATATCATATCGCACTCGTGCCCGTGATCTTGAAGATCTCTTCAGCAGATATGGAAG AGTACGAAATGTGGATTTGAAGCATGACTTCGCCTTTGTT GAATTCAGTGATTCTCGTGATGCTGATGATGCAAGATACAGTCTAGATGGGCGAGAATTTGATGGAAGTCGTATTATTGTGGAATTTGCAAGGGGG GGTCCTCGTGGCTCTGGAGGTTCTCGTGAATATCTCGGAAGAGGACCACCTCCTGGATCTGGCCGTTGCTTTAATTGTGGAATTGATGGCCATTGGGCACGAGACTGTAAAGCAGGAGACTGGAAAAACAAGTGTTATCGCTGTGGAGAGAGAGGACATATAGAAAGAAATTGCCAGAATAGTCCTAAAAAACTCAG ACGCGGCCGGAGTTATTCACGTTCAACTTCTCCTCGTCGTGGTAGGAGCCGGAGCAGGAGTCAAAGTTATAGCCGAAGCCGCAGTTACAG TCGATCAAGATCTCCTGTGAGAGATGGACGTGGCCGAGACCGCGAAGTTCGCAGATCAAGGAGTCCCGAATACAGCAGGAGCCCACGGAAGAGCCCGAGGAGGAGCCCTCCACCATCAGAGGACAGGAAGCGCAGCCCCTCACCTGACGGCAGCAGGAGCCCGAGAGACAGGATGAGCCCTCCACCAAAGGAAGAAGCCGAGCAATTGCGATCGGATCATGGTCAGAGCCCTCCAAGGGAGAACAGCAAGAGCCCCATGAGTCAAGAAAGGGAGAGCCCTCGGAATGGGAGGTACAGGAGCCCAGCAGCCAATGGGGGAAGCCCTAGCCCTAACTCTAACCCGAGCCCCCGGGACTACGAGGAAGACAATAATCGCCACGCTTCACCCAGGGGCAGCGAGTCTCCTCGAAGCTAA
- the LOC135583849 gene encoding uncharacterized protein LOC135583849, whose product MSESDNNESGPNLAFQNSSDSIFGMPIKKRQFHLSQCPSPRSQETDVSPQDCGISISSTEHILHTDIMPIPGSFSGASSQEFALKDARSSGQGTSTASLTMGHKSFGLSIMDTSKNMSTPNRPPGLPVGEMDVEERISSVRPTYPANSELRLTLSSDAKNYGYNLVQQGITETCSSDLPLDPLITVSETDAKTGSFNVVNRFNLDLNIPVDTWDATVGESVIEHSMHEMLNGIEACSEQTIRADVTSGKSIIGRSHYDHWLSNLGKTDERHKVSGLGLDLQLKPPSRPESCIKWGDVAPDLSLSLERNVSNASFKVIKPEPHIDNSQNDCVNAYLSGSNLALSMSVKPQLCSGHFQDGSAKVTCSGDEKQAVRRVMKMELSEQLSNEYFSRPAVRAVSMEFHNNKPTHQHIEIPLSMTEPMDSNSVTASDENVLDVDGSVMIVNTDINTSPVASPSIVNPSSEECCKFEDTLDSTCSLEKAEVSASKAADLDVDSLSLDVKEKFKGAVTSEDTCLGSNSFYEYVVPVALNGTSEGIVRSDDEYCKSLKSIAENNLRLDSMGKGTRGEEKQESVDLFSKIQELYDDKQVPYDSPHGPSVARDKALTHGAGVGEYKDGKHGDLVPREPIEASCEEREKADNEIAADTTAAVDVSVNMLSNLEVNGKQIQILDVVADAIGAVDVAANMPPNLKVNNEQMKILDVQIGHHGEAFDGNLCNYKNKTGSSLTTDLLESSGVRVPMTSSSTRLAKLLQQANRKERGPPMKSRRTRLLSSKVVKTCEDDVSSQQVNAKEERSPPMKLRPVGSLSSKFVKTCEDDVSSQQVNAKEVESGPPMKSRPVGSRSSKFVKICKDDVSSQQVNAKEDDIPVKNPVTLESDSDASGVADKHVDNSGKCSQIRKVNSPGINKLSSGKMNSITARLVFSQTERKGLIDKPHRHEGSHTRGGRSERYDNRSFRYGSNDQDQPVQKRGMDLMNTRRDGHNVSACARDSGRRYAPKVNDSKGYRFTRPSNRHEVPLRIAADGSAGSDGRIIRRFMNNESPHLSHFSYSRHSLGAHDGPSIAVRISRGVYQEDSSNTFTGRHVPTILPDHEKMVRGLPNEVIDPFFNSDRYVQYEQADNYPSLRERNLSPTGRRGPPKCLPRARSPYQFSPPRSPGIVYEGHAELLRHRSPPLRSPPRHLCLPEHAMVRNGLPPYSHLASDMREMHPMREVDLSRPVRGSQRNIRRFNLCVQQENAEDYGTMHFAQQTLHAEDELVHRRKYDGKRAYLQSCGNHHPVGDSGEEPITYPVDGDPPRPIRFCPDREGFSDRSSLRGPVMRSTSNTSRRMAEREDFRNRGLPARRDSDFNDIRLKRRRV is encoded by the exons atgtcagaatcagacaataatGAG TCTGGACCTAATCTTGCATTCCAAAATTCTAGTGACTCTATTTTTGGCATGCCTATCAAGAAAAGGCAGTTTCATTTATCTCAGTGCCCATCTCCTAGATCTCAGGAAACAGATGTGTCTCCACAAGATTGTGGGATATCAATTAGTTCTACTGAACACATTTTACATACTGATATTATGCCAATTCCTGGAAGTTTCAGCGGAGCTAGTTCCCAGGAATTTGCATTAAAAGATGCTAGATCCTCTGGTCAGGGAACTAGTACTGCAAGCTTAACCATGGGTCACAAGTCTTTTGGATTGTCAATTATGGATACCAGCAAAAACATGTCAACTCCAAACAGACCACCTGGGCTGCCTGTAGGTGAGATGGATGTTGAAGAGAGAATTTCTAGTGTTAGGCCTACATACCCAGCAAATTCAGAGTTACGATTGACATTATCATCGGATGCAAAAAATTATGGTTACAACTTGGTTCAGCAAGGCATAACTGAAACATGTTCATCAGATCTGCCTCTTGATCCTCTGATAACAGTTAGTGAAACTGATGCCAAGACTGGTTCTTTTAATGTGGTGAACCGGTTTAATTTGGATCTAAATATTCCAGTTGACACATGGGATGCTACTGTCGGTGAGTCTGTTATTGAACATAGCATGCATGAAATGTTGAATGGCATTGAGGCATGCTCTGAACAAACAATTCGGGCTGATGTCACATCAGGTAAGTCTATTATTGGGAGAAGTCACTATGACCATTGGTTGTCTAATTTGGGGAAGACTGATGAGAGGCATAAGGTGTCTGGGCTTGGCTTAGATTTGCAGCTTAAACCACCCAGCAGACCGGAATCATGTATCAAATGGGGAGATGTTGCTCCTGATTTAAGCTTGTCCTTGGAAAGAAATGTGTCAAATGCTTCATTCAAAGTTATAAAGCCTGAACCACACATAGACAATAGTCAAAATGACTGTGTTAATGCTTATCTGAGTGGATCAAATCTTGCACTTTCTATGTCTGTAAAACCTCAACTATGTAGTGGACATTTTCAGGATGGAAGTGCCAAAGTAACTTGTTCTGGTGACGAGAAACAAGCAGTCAGAAGGGTGATGAAGATGGAGCTATCTGAAcagttatccaatgaatactttagTAGACCTGCTGTTAGGGCAGTTAGCATGGAGTTTCACAACAATAAACCAACACATCAGCATATAGAGATTCCATTGAGCATGACTGAACCCATGGATTCGAATTCTGTCACTGCTTCTGATGAAAATGTTCTTGATGTTGATGGCTCAGTGATGATTGTTAATACAGACATCAATACTAGTCCTGTGGCCTCGCCTTCTATTGTGAATCCATCTTCCGAAGAATGTTGTAAATTTGAAGATACACTTGATAGCACTTGTAGTCTTGAGAAGGCAGAAGTAAGTGCTTCAAAGGCAGCAGATTTGGATGTAGATTCCCTCAGTTTGGATGTTAAAGAGAAGTTCAAAGGCGCTGTAACTTCGGAAGATACTTGCTTGGGTTCTAACTCGTTTTATGAATATGTAGTACCTGTGGCACTTAATGGTACATCTGAAGGTATTGTACGCTCAGATGATGAGTACTGCAAATCATTGAAATCAATTGCAGAAAATAATCTTCGTTTGGATTCCATGGGAAAGGGTACAAGAGGTGAGGAAAAACAGGAAAGTGTAGACTTATTTTCTAAGATTCAGGAACTTTATGATGACAAGCAAGTCCCATATGATAGTCCTCATGGTCCCAGTGTTGCTAGAGATAAAGCTCTTACACATGGAGCTGGTGTTGGTGAATACAAAGATGGCAAACATGGGGATCTTGTTCCTCGTGAGCCAATTGAGGCTTCCTGTGAGGAACGAGAAAAGGCAGATAACGAGATAGCCGCCGATACAACTGCTGCAGTGGATGTTTCTGTCAATATGTTATCAAATTTGGAAGTTAATGGAAAACAGATACAAATTTtggatgtagttgctgatgcaatTGGTGCAGTGGATGTTGCTGCCAATATGCCACCAAATTTGAAAGTTAATAATGAACAGATGAAAATTTTGGATGTACAGATTGGTCATCATGGTGAAGCTTTTGATGGCAATTTGTGCAATTATAAAAATAAGACAGGCTCTAGTTTAACAACAGATTTGCTTGAGTCATCAGGAGTGAGGGTGCCAATGACTTCAAGTAGTACAAGACTTGCAAAACTTTTACAGCAAGCTAATAGGAAGGAAAGAGGCCCACCCATGAAGTCGAGGCGCACTAGATTACTTAGCTCAAAAGTTGTGAAAACTTGTGAGGATGATGTAAGCAGCCAACAGGTGAATGCTAAAGAGGAAAGAAGCCCACCCATGAAGTTGAGGCCCGTTGGATCACTTAGCTCAAAATTTGTGAAAACTTGCGAGGATGATGTAAGTAGCCAACAGGTGAATGCCAAAGAGGTGGAAAGTGGCCCACCCATGAAGTCGAGGCCCGTTGGATCACGTAGCTCAAAATTTGTGAAAATTTGCAAGGATGATGTAAGTAGCCAACAGGTGAATGCTAAAGAGGATGATATCCCTGTGAAAAATCCAGTGACATTAGAGAGTGATTCAGATGCCAGTGGTGTTGCAGATAAGCATGTTGATAATAGTGGTAAATGTAGTCAGATTAGGAAGGTAAATTCACCGGGTATCAACAAGTTATCTTCTGGAAAAATGAACTCAATTACAGCTAGACTTGTTTTTTCACAAACTGAGAGGAAAGGGTTGATTGATAAACCACACAGACATGAAGGGTCACACACTCGAGGTGGCAG GAGTGAAAGATATGACAATAGGTCTTTTAGATATGGAAGCAATGATCAAGATCAACCGGTTCAAAAACGTGGTATGGATTTGATGAACACCAGAAGGGATGGTCATAATGTGAGTGCATGTGCCCGAGACTCTGGCCGTCGATATGCACCAAAAGTTAATGACTCTAAAGGTTACAGATTCACAAGGCCTAGTAATAGACACGAGGTTcccttgagaattgcagcagatgGTTCTGCTGGGAGTGATGGTCGGATCATCAGAAGGTTTATGAATAATGAATCACCACATTTATCTCATTTTTCATATAGTAGGCATTCTCTTGGGGCACATGATGGACCATCAATTGCTGTTAGGATTTCCAGAGGAGTCTATCAGGAAGATAGCTCCAATACGTTCACCGGTAGGCATGTCCCAACCATTCTACCAGATCATGAGAAGATGGTGAGAGGCTTGCCAAATGAAGTGATAGACCCCTTTTTTAATTCAGACCGATATGTGCAATATGAACAAGCTGATAATTACCCCTCGTTGAGAGAAAGAAACCTTTCACCTACTGGGAGGAGGGGTCCTCCCAAATGTCTACCTCGAGCACGCTCTCCTTATCAGTTTTCTCCACCTAGGTCGCCTGGTATAGTTTATGAGGGACATGCGGAGCTATTGCGACACAGGTCACCACCACTGAGATCACCTCCTCGACATCTTTGCTTACCTGAACATGCAATGGTCAGAAATGGTTTGCCACCTTATTCTCACTTAGCTAGTGACATGAGAGAAATGCATCCCATGAGGGAAGTGGATTTGTCAAGGCCTGTTAGGGGTTCTCAAAGGAACATCAGGAGGTTTAATTTGTGTGTTCAACAAGAGAATGCAGAGGACTATGGGACTATGCACTTTGCTCAACAAACTCTCCACGCAGAAGATGAGCTGGTTCATAGGAGGAAGTATGATGGCAAACGTGCTTATCTTCAGTCTTGTGGGAATCACCATCCTGTTGGTGACAGTGGAGAGGAGCCTATTACTTATCCAGTCGATGGTGATCCTCCTAGACCTATAAGGTTTTGTCCTGACAGAGAAGGTTTCTCTGATAGAAGCAGCTTAAGGGGCCCTGTCATGCGAAGCACTTCAAACACATCAAGAAGAATGGCAGAACGAGAAGATTTCAGAAACCGTGGCCTGCCAGCAAGGCGTGACAGTGATTTCAATGATATTCGGCTAAAGAGGAGAAGAGTTTGA
- the LOC135639464 gene encoding uncharacterized protein LOC135639464 isoform X1: MWCWGIGLMALNQTTKIALAVAFFGSLSFIFGVIAENKKPPYGTPIKGKDVVICKFPSDPTVALGSLSVVTLFLAAVIGHIAVYYPYKGKTVPNQALFCSTTLVVFFMIAEVVSILALGMMMWATITEGLSRSRNVHHDLDTECATAKTGLFGGAAFLALDASLFWLVCQMLTLNARADYLDEDDPKGEYGQVYATEFDSNGAGHPAPKV; encoded by the exons ATGT GGTGTTGGGGTATCGGACTGATGGCTCTAAACCAAACCACAAAGATTGCCCTTGCTGTGGCATTTTTTGGGTCACTGTCCTTTATATTTGGTGTAATTGCTGAAAACAAAAAG CCACCTTATGGAACTCCGATTAAGGGAAAGGATGTTGTCATCTGCAAGTTCCCGAGTGATCCAACAGTTGCTTTGGGAAGTTTATCTGTTGTGACTCTCTTTCTAGCTGCTGTTATAGGGCACATTGCTGTGTATTATCCGTACAAAGGCAAGACAGTTCCCAATCAAGCTTTGTTCTGCAGTACTACATTGGTTGTATTCTTCATGATTGCAGA GGTCGTCTCAATTCTTGCACTGGGGATGATGATGTGGGCTACCATCACAGAAGGCCTTTCCCGTTCACGCAATGTTCACCATGATCTTGATACAGAGTGTGCTACTGCCAAGACCGGTCTCTTTGGTGGTGCGGCTTTCCTCGCCCTCGATGCATCCCTCTTTTGGCTTGTCTGCCAGATGCTGACGCTAAATGCAAGAGCTGATTACCTGGACGAGGATGATCCAAAGGGAGAATACGGACAGGTCTATGCAACTGAATTTGATTCCAATGGAGCTGGGCATCCAGCACCCAAGGTGTGA
- the LOC135639464 gene encoding uncharacterized protein LOC135639464 isoform X2 — MALNQTTKIALAVAFFGSLSFIFGVIAENKKPPYGTPIKGKDVVICKFPSDPTVALGSLSVVTLFLAAVIGHIAVYYPYKGKTVPNQALFCSTTLVVFFMIAEVVSILALGMMMWATITEGLSRSRNVHHDLDTECATAKTGLFGGAAFLALDASLFWLVCQMLTLNARADYLDEDDPKGEYGQVYATEFDSNGAGHPAPKV, encoded by the exons ATGGCTCTAAACCAAACCACAAAGATTGCCCTTGCTGTGGCATTTTTTGGGTCACTGTCCTTTATATTTGGTGTAATTGCTGAAAACAAAAAG CCACCTTATGGAACTCCGATTAAGGGAAAGGATGTTGTCATCTGCAAGTTCCCGAGTGATCCAACAGTTGCTTTGGGAAGTTTATCTGTTGTGACTCTCTTTCTAGCTGCTGTTATAGGGCACATTGCTGTGTATTATCCGTACAAAGGCAAGACAGTTCCCAATCAAGCTTTGTTCTGCAGTACTACATTGGTTGTATTCTTCATGATTGCAGA GGTCGTCTCAATTCTTGCACTGGGGATGATGATGTGGGCTACCATCACAGAAGGCCTTTCCCGTTCACGCAATGTTCACCATGATCTTGATACAGAGTGTGCTACTGCCAAGACCGGTCTCTTTGGTGGTGCGGCTTTCCTCGCCCTCGATGCATCCCTCTTTTGGCTTGTCTGCCAGATGCTGACGCTAAATGCAAGAGCTGATTACCTGGACGAGGATGATCCAAAGGGAGAATACGGACAGGTCTATGCAACTGAATTTGATTCCAATGGAGCTGGGCATCCAGCACCCAAGGTGTGA